The genomic stretch TTAGAGAAAAAGACGGCTCTCGCAAGACCACTGCATGTGGTATCCCCGACGTATGCCCCTGCCCCGCCGAGCCCACGATTAACCTTGGCATCCCACTCAACGTGTAAGTGCTTTGCTCCAGCCCCAAATTTAGCGCCCACCTTTCTTAACAAATTCACAGTAATCCTGGTGGATATACATGCCTTTGCTGGCCTTAGCTACGTACGTGATGGTACTCTCGGATTTGTGCGCAGCAAAAGCTGGAACTTGAGAGACAAGGCCAAGTGGGGGCCACCGCGATAGTGGGGGGACGGTACCTTACGCGTATCATGTATGAACAGATGGCTATGAAGTTGGTTGTAGATACTGGTTTATGGGAGCATAGCAAGGAAAATTGATAACATGAATGAAAGCTCCACAAGTGTCATCTAGTAACAGTCGCTGCGCCACACGCACAGCCACACCCGCGCACCCGGCTCGTCTTCTCAAGTCCCGCCATTTCTTTTTAGCCACCGCTCCACTTCCAAGTTGACTGGTTCATAATGCGCTGGCAACGCCGCGTCTGGGCGAGAGTCTCTACCTAATATCGAGACTGCTCATTACTCTTGTCACAGCCTCTTACATAGTTTCACGCCTCACGTGGCGACGAGACTGTGAATTGTTCCACGTGCATGTGTAATGCGCTCTACCAAGTTTCTTAAATATTTCTAGTCCTTATCATCCAGCCACAACATTTCAATATATCTACAATTTCACATCATCTTTCCACCATGTTCACAGGAAGAACACCAGAGTCACTCATCCCGCGTTCAGACTCGCGCAACCCAGCTACCACATGTAAAGGCATCACCAAATCCGGACGACCATGTAGACGCCCCATCGACGCCAAAACATCCAACGACAACGGCGTAATAGCCGTAGTACCCGTTGGCAACGACAGCGACGAAGAAGAAATTGGAGCTGCTGCGTACTTTTGCTGGCAACACAAGGACCAGGCTGAGCAGTTGGCTGCACAAACATCAAGTGGACCTGCTACACAGCTTTATCCGCTGAAAGAAAGGAATAGCATTGATACGCTTGTTGAGAGACTTGGCGTCCTCGATGTTAATGAGCCgggaagagaagaagaggttgGGACGCAGCCgaagaaaaagaaagagAGGAGACCATCTACATCGTCGCGACCACCGAGACGGGTTAATCGGCCACCGACTTGGGATACAGTTCAAGGACCTTTAATGTCTGTACCCAATGATTTGATGGCGAAACGGAAAGACCACATTCGTCCGTCGAAACCGAGCCCGCAGAGGAAAAAACAAAGTTTTTGGTCTTCGTTATGTTGTGGCTTCGCCGACAACGACGATGAAGCCGTCATATTGACACCGCAGCACGCCAAACCCAGACCAGATATCCAACAAGCCCAGAAACTACCACAGTCACAACACCAGCGACGCCGCCGCTCTAGTAGTAACAATAACACCCCAGCACAACCCTCCTCCCCCTCCCAAACACCACCCCAAAAAACCCAACTCCACCCATCTATCCCCCCGCACCTCTCCCCCCACATCACCACCACCTTGCTCGCCGAACTCTCCAAACCAATCTCCCCCCCACGACGACGAAGGTTACATTTACATTTTCTGGCTTACACCCGAGACAGCGGGTC from Pyrenophora tritici-repentis strain M4 chromosome 1, whole genome shotgun sequence encodes the following:
- a CDS encoding DUF1421 domain containing protein translates to MFTGRTPESLIPRSDSRNPATTCKGITKSGRPCRRPIDAKTSNDNGVIAVVPVGNDSDEEEIGAAAYFCWQHKDQAEQLAAQTSSGPATQLYPLKERNSIDTLVERLGVLDVNEPGREEEVGTQPKKKKERRPSTSSRPPRRVNRPPTWDTVQGPLMSVPNDLMAKRKDHIRPSKPSPQRKKQSFWSSLCCGFADNDDEAVILTPQHAKPRPDIQQAQKLPQSQHQRRRRSSSNNNTPAQPSSPSQTPPQKTQLHPSIPPHLSPHITTTLLAELSKPISPPRRRRLHLHFLAYTRDSGSGTGFYCF